Proteins found in one Balneola sp. genomic segment:
- a CDS encoding response regulator produces the protein MIVEDDLILNLLYESYLEKLGYDAEGELVYGKTAIEVAKRISPDLILMDISLEGEMDGIEAMTEIRKFSDVPVIYITGNSDPYHVQRAKETNYVDYLVKPIEFNDLKESIEKNFR, from the coding sequence ATGATCGTAGAAGACGATCTTATACTGAATCTGCTTTATGAGAGTTATCTAGAGAAACTGGGTTATGATGCTGAAGGTGAATTAGTGTATGGTAAAACAGCCATTGAAGTCGCCAAACGAATAAGCCCGGATTTGATACTTATGGACATCTCTCTTGAAGGAGAAATGGATGGCATTGAAGCAATGACAGAAATACGAAAATTCTCTGATGTCCCCGTAATTTATATCACTGGAAATTCTGACCCTTATCATGTTCAACGAGCTAAGGAAACTAACTACGTTGATTATCTTGTAAAGCCCATCGAATTTAATGACCTAAAAGAATCGATAGAAAAGAATTTTAGATAG
- a CDS encoding porin family protein, which translates to MTKVFSVLIPLVVLFTSPAFAQLEVGASYELRDEDPQSGFGLRVQKSFLDQLSMVNVGLQAHFSFFSDQNDVSEAGISYSQDLTNYDFGIAVIGGVSVGLIEPYLGLGLGSTTLDINRKDIIGAQVGLEPGDESESNVYWNGIVGAKVSIIPILKPFVEYRYSDTSLSGPELSEATTGRILFGVSLSF; encoded by the coding sequence ATGACTAAAGTTTTTTCGGTATTAATTCCTCTAGTAGTTCTTTTTACGAGCCCGGCATTTGCTCAGTTAGAGGTGGGGGCATCTTATGAATTAAGGGATGAAGATCCTCAAAGTGGATTTGGACTTAGGGTACAAAAAAGCTTTTTAGATCAGTTGTCGATGGTCAATGTTGGGCTTCAAGCTCATTTCAGTTTTTTTAGTGATCAAAATGATGTTTCGGAAGCAGGTATTTCTTACTCGCAGGACTTAACTAATTATGATTTCGGAATTGCTGTAATTGGAGGTGTGTCTGTAGGATTGATAGAGCCTTACCTTGGTTTGGGTTTAGGTTCGACTACATTAGATATAAACAGGAAGGATATTATCGGGGCGCAGGTTGGACTGGAGCCAGGTGACGAAAGTGAATCCAACGTATATTGGAATGGGATTGTGGGAGCAAAAGTAAGTATAATACCTATACTTAAACCTTTTGTAGAATACAGGTATTCAGATACTTCATTAAGTGGCCCTGAACTCTCAGAGGCGACTACTGGAAGGATCCTATTTGGAGTATCGTTAAGCTTTTGA
- a CDS encoding DNA-binding response regulator, whose amino-acid sequence MPNKTIKILVVEDEPSLIFTLRDTLESEGYQVIVSEDGERAVELVQEYSPDLMILDIMLPGKSGYDICKEVRELKYAFPIIMLTAKDQEIDKVKGLNLGADDYLTKPFGVKELLARIQARLRRAGTYSSSSEVEILKLGSVKIDLLESEVQFPDGSVNELTAREVELIRYLLGAGGEPVSRDELLEKVWRYEYSTNTRTVDVHISKLRAKIEVHPEDPRYLITLHGVGYLLKTT is encoded by the coding sequence ATGCCAAATAAAACGATCAAAATTCTTGTAGTTGAAGATGAACCAAGTTTAATCTTTACACTTAGGGACACCCTGGAAAGTGAAGGATACCAGGTAATTGTAAGCGAAGATGGAGAACGAGCCGTAGAACTGGTTCAGGAATATTCTCCGGATTTAATGATTCTCGATATCATGTTACCTGGCAAAAGTGGGTATGATATTTGTAAAGAAGTACGTGAACTTAAGTACGCCTTCCCAATTATAATGCTTACTGCCAAGGATCAGGAAATAGATAAAGTAAAGGGATTAAATTTAGGTGCTGATGATTATTTAACGAAACCTTTCGGTGTTAAAGAACTACTGGCAAGAATTCAAGCTCGTCTTAGAAGGGCAGGAACTTACTCTTCTTCTAGTGAAGTCGAGATTCTCAAATTAGGATCAGTAAAGATAGATTTATTGGAATCGGAGGTACAATTCCCGGACGGATCAGTTAATGAACTTACAGCCCGTGAAGTAGAATTAATTAGATACTTACTTGGTGCCGGTGGAGAACCTGTTTCAAGAGATGAACTTCTCGAAAAGGTCTGGAGATATGAGTACAGTACTAATACCAGAACAGTTGATGTTCATATTTCTAAATTGAGAGCTAAAATTGAAGTTCATCCGGAAGACCCCAGATATTTAATTACTCTACACGGAGTCGGATACCTATTAAAGACGACTTAG
- a CDS encoding sensor histidine kinase has protein sequence MLRSKVFRWSLLGLALLAVIALTGMNVYSLYDIRDRIIASEEERQLDLLDELVSKVRFEFYGPFRPLGKLELEPTENTIANHGKFPSQVQEIIVEASKNEVFDGIYYTPEGTDPCLDEEQIYSYNYSNETMVFTDSYPSTVCDGVGLVRTKARIELNSLEYNWNTNVEFDAHRTMNIGFINIKENRIIGYLTVTLNKDYIVNDMIAPLLTEYFDPIDNPGTILWLHDWANNVVLATNNPSVNYDREIVNTRRSFIYGNMLENWNIKIAFLDNPVGNIYNESLLKNLIVLGVAMLLLVGALVFMFYTAQRERALSQRQAGFLANVTHELKTPLAVMQAAGENISDGRVTEKARLKQYGDHIYNESIRLRRMIEKLLDVAKSDSGQTLIKASPANLLELVRDYVKENRPYIESKGFTLSFNYNSDSTLIMIDRDHFETVISNLIENAIKYSAEDKAIKIRLKTVNQFVVLKVSDVGIGIPKKHLKNIFKKFYRVEDSLNAKTKGHGLGLSIVKNLVELNGGTIHVTSEVGRGTVFTIKFPIFIREKHIDRDSQNHGDLTQQISNISEYAK, from the coding sequence ATGCTTCGAAGTAAGGTTTTTAGATGGTCATTGCTCGGATTAGCGCTATTAGCTGTAATAGCACTGACTGGAATGAATGTATATTCGCTCTATGATATTAGAGATAGAATAATTGCTTCTGAAGAAGAGCGGCAGCTCGATCTACTTGATGAGCTTGTATCTAAAGTACGTTTCGAATTCTATGGACCATTCAGACCCTTAGGAAAACTGGAGCTCGAACCTACTGAAAACACTATCGCAAACCATGGAAAATTTCCTTCTCAAGTACAGGAAATTATTGTAGAGGCATCTAAGAATGAAGTATTTGATGGCATTTATTATACACCAGAAGGTACTGACCCATGCTTAGATGAGGAGCAGATCTACTCATATAATTACTCGAATGAAACCATGGTATTTACTGACTCCTACCCTAGCACTGTGTGTGATGGAGTGGGGCTGGTAAGAACAAAAGCCCGTATCGAATTAAATAGTTTAGAATATAACTGGAATACAAATGTAGAGTTTGATGCGCATCGAACAATGAACATTGGCTTCATTAACATTAAAGAAAATCGAATCATTGGTTATCTCACGGTCACATTAAACAAAGACTATATCGTCAATGATATGATCGCTCCTCTTCTAACGGAGTATTTTGATCCAATTGATAACCCAGGTACTATTCTTTGGCTTCATGACTGGGCGAATAATGTAGTACTGGCGACTAATAACCCTTCCGTTAATTACGATCGTGAAATTGTAAATACCCGTCGAAGTTTTATTTATGGAAACATGCTTGAGAACTGGAATATCAAGATCGCTTTTCTAGACAATCCGGTTGGTAATATTTACAACGAATCACTTCTAAAAAACCTGATTGTTTTGGGTGTTGCTATGCTCCTCTTAGTAGGTGCTTTGGTCTTCATGTTTTATACCGCACAAAGAGAAAGAGCCCTTTCTCAGCGTCAGGCAGGTTTCCTGGCAAATGTTACCCATGAATTGAAAACTCCATTGGCAGTAATGCAGGCTGCAGGCGAAAATATTTCTGATGGGCGAGTAACTGAGAAGGCGAGATTAAAGCAGTATGGAGATCATATTTACAATGAGTCTATCCGGTTAAGAAGAATGATTGAAAAACTGTTAGATGTCGCGAAATCTGATTCCGGACAAACTCTCATAAAGGCAAGTCCTGCTAACCTACTAGAATTAGTACGGGATTACGTGAAGGAAAACCGACCTTATATTGAAAGTAAGGGCTTTACCTTATCCTTCAATTATAATTCTGATTCTACACTCATTATGATCGACAGAGATCATTTTGAAACGGTAATCAGTAACCTTATTGAGAATGCAATAAAATATAGTGCCGAAGATAAGGCTATAAAAATACGCCTTAAAACGGTGAATCAGTTTGTTGTTTTGAAAGTTTCAGATGTAGGGATAGGGATTCCCAAAAAGCATCTTAAAAATATTTTCAAGAAATTTTATCGAGTTGAAGACTCACTAAATGCAAAGACAAAGGGACATGGACTCGGCCTTAGTATTGTCAAAAATCTGGTCGAATTGAATGGTGGAACTATACATGTTACTAGTGAAGTTGGAAGGGGAACTGTTTTCACGATCAAATTCCCTATTTTCATCCGCGAAAAGCACATAGACAGGGATTCTCAAAATCATGGAGATCTAACTCAACAAATCAGCAATATTTCGGAGTATGCCAAATAA
- a CDS encoding NADPH-dependent oxidoreductase: MQLKIISSTDRPNSKSLEVSGYIQKLYDKQGVDTSVVSLEDFPLQDVAGGKYGEEIQSVKNFRDPVLNADALLFVIPEYNGGFPGILKVFIDYLPFPGAFEHLPMAFIGVAAGAFGALRAVEQFQMVANYRNSIQFPERVFINRVSSEFDPESGLKNEFQQKLLEGQTKNFIGFVRRLKDN; encoded by the coding sequence ATGCAGTTAAAAATTATTAGTTCTACTGACCGCCCTAATTCAAAATCTTTGGAAGTGTCGGGGTATATCCAAAAGCTATATGATAAGCAAGGGGTCGATACTTCTGTTGTATCCTTAGAAGATTTTCCTTTGCAGGATGTTGCTGGGGGGAAATATGGAGAAGAGATACAATCAGTTAAAAATTTCCGAGATCCGGTACTCAACGCAGATGCACTTCTATTTGTAATACCAGAGTACAATGGAGGTTTTCCGGGTATTCTGAAGGTCTTTATTGATTACCTGCCTTTTCCAGGAGCTTTTGAACATCTTCCAATGGCTTTTATAGGGGTTGCAGCAGGTGCTTTTGGGGCATTAAGAGCAGTAGAACAATTTCAAATGGTTGCAAACTATAGGAACTCTATTCAATTCCCTGAACGAGTATTTATTAATAGAGTAAGCTCTGAGTTTGATCCTGAAAGTGGCCTGAAAAATGAATTCCAGCAGAAGCTTCTAGAGGGGCAAACCAAGAATTTTATCGGTTTCGTAAGGCGTCTTAAGGATAACTAA